The following proteins are co-located in the Gossypium hirsutum isolate 1008001.06 chromosome A02, Gossypium_hirsutum_v2.1, whole genome shotgun sequence genome:
- the LOC107938664 gene encoding aldehyde dehydrogenase 22A1, which produces MAFWWPIIVLAFAYAICRFLLMLIPPNVPSIDVDASDVLDDGNQTQENSFIYIPPRGRPQQSDRKVQCYEPATMKYLGFFPALTPAEVEERVAQARKAQKIWAKSSFKQRRQFLRILLKYIIEHQELICEVSSRDTGKTMVDASLGEIMTTCEKITWLLSEGEKWLRPEYRSSGRSMLHKKSKVEFHPLGVIGAIVSWNYPFHNIFNPMLAAVFSGNGVVIKVSEHASWSGCFYFRIIQAALAAVGAPENLVEVITGFAETGEALVSSVDKIIFVGSPGVGKMIMENAAETLIPVTLELGGKDAFIVCEDVDIPHVAQVAVRAALQSSGQNCAGAERFYVHRDIYNSFVNQVTKIVKSVSAGPPLAARYDMGAICLQEHSDKLQHLVDDAVDKGAEIVARGSFGHLSEGAVDQFFPPTVLKNVNHTMKLMQEETFGPIMPIMKFESDEEVVKLANDSRYGLGCAVFSGSQRRAKEIASQIHCGVAAVNDFASTYMCQSLPFGGTKDSGFGRFAGVEGLRACCLVKSVVEDRWWPYIKTKIPKPIQYPVAENGFEFQESLVEALYGLNIWDRLRALVNALKIISEQNPVATSKKND; this is translated from the exons ATGGCGTTTTGGTGGCCGATCATCGTTCTCGCCTTTGCTTATGCTATCTGTCGTTTCTTGCTGATGCTCATTCCCCCAAATGTTCCTTCTATCGATGTCGATGCCTCAGATG TGTTGGATGACGGGAACCAAACGCAAGAAAACAGCTTCATTTAC ATACCACCAAGGGGAAGGCCACAGCAATCAGACAGAAAAGTTCAATGCTATGAGCCAGCTACTATGAAATATTTGGGCTTTTTCCCAGCATTGACACCTGCTGAG GTTGAGGAGCGTGTCGCACAAGCACGGAAAGCACAGAAAATTTGGGCTAAAAGTAGTTTCAAGCAAAGGCGACAGTTTTTGCGGATTCTTCTAAAATATATTATTGAACACCAAGAACTGATATGCGA AGTCTCTTCACGTGATACTGGGAAAACAATGGTTGATGCCTCTTTAGGAGAAATAATGACTACATGTGAGAAGATAACCTGGCTTCTTTCAGAGGGGGAAAAGTGGCTCAGGCCTGAATACCG ATCTTCTGGAAGATCAATGCTTCACAAGAAATCCAAAGTGGAATTTCACCCGCTTGGTGTAATTGGGGCTATTGTTTCATGGAATTACccttttcataatatttttaatccAATGCTTGCAGCTGTGTTTTCAGGAAATGGTGTGGTAATTAAG GTTTCTGAGCATGCAAGCTGGTCTGGATGTTTTTACTTTAGAATAATCCAAGCAGCTCTTGCTGCAGTTGGAGCTCCTGAAAATCTGGTTGAGGTAATTACAGG CTTTGCTGAAACAGGAGAAGCACTGGTATCTTCTGTTGATAAAATCATATTTGTTGGATCACCGGGTGTGGGAAAGATG ATAATGGAAAATGCTGCTGAGACCCTTATACCAGTTACACTTGAGCTCGGTGGGAAAGATGCCTTTATTGTGTGCGAAGACGTAGATATTCCACAC GTTGCCCAAGTTGCTGTCAGGGCCGCTCTCCAATCAAGTGGGCAGAACTGTGCTGGAGCTGAGAGATTTTATGTTCACAGGgatatttataattcatttgTCAATCAAGTGACTAAGATTGTGAAGTCTGTTTCAGCT GGCCCACCACTAGCTGCAAGATATGATATGGGTGCCATATGCTTGCAAGAGCATTCTGACAAGCTTCAACACCTTGTAGATGATGCTGTAGACAAAGGAGCTGAAATTGTAGCTCGTGGAAGTTTCGGCCATTTAAGTGAAGGCGCAGTTGATCAATTTTTCCCCCCTACAGTGCTCAAAAATGTAAACCATACAATGAAGTTGATGCAAGAAGAG ACTTTCGGACCAATCATGCCGATAATGAAATTCGAATCAGATGAAGAGGTTGTCAAGCTTGCAAATGATTCAAGATATGGGCTTGGCTGTGCTGTTTTCTCCGGCAGTCAAAGGCGTGCCAAGGAGATAGCTTCCCAAATACATTGTGGAGTTGCTGCAGTTAATGATTTTGCATCAACTTATATGTGCCAG TCCCTGCCTTTTGGTGGCACAAAAGATAGTGGATTCGGCCGATTTGCTGGTGTTGAGGGATTGAGAGCTTGCTGTTTGGTAAAGTCAGTCGTTGAGGATAGATGGTGGCCTTATATAAAGACCAAGATACCAAAGCCTATTCAG TATCCTGTTGCTGAAAATGGGTTTGAGTTTCAAGAATCGCTGGTGGAGGCACTTTACGGCTTGAACATTTGGGACCGTCTTCGGGCACTGGTCAATGCTCTAAAGATCATTTCGGAGCAAAACCCTGTTGCCACTAGCAAGAAAAATGACTGA
- the LOC107938665 gene encoding peptidyl-prolyl cis-trans isomerase CYP21-4 isoform X2 produces the protein MARIKPQALLIQSKKKKGSTRISVTTILFCSLIVLLILLSLITTYKHWSQRSRGETRTGLSNFENVDEIADSKKYDLPGYAVLNTSKGNITIELFKDGSPEIVDKFLDLCQKGHFKGMPFHHVIKNYVILGGHSQDSGGIEDWTSKRKFHRQLPTSPKHEAFMLGTTKIKEDSKAFQLFITTAPIPDSNDKLYMFGRVIKGVDVVQEIEEVDTDTHYRPKSPVGIINVILQQVI, from the exons ATGGCAAGAATAAAGCCTCAGGCGTTGTTAATTCAAAGCAAAAAGAAGAAAGGGTCAACTCGGATCAGTGTTACTACAATTCTTTTTTGCAGTTTAATCGTTTTATTGATTTTGTTGTCCTTAATTACTACGTACAAGCATTGGTCTCAAAG GTCAAGGGGAGAAACAAGAACTGGGTTGTCAAATTTTGAG AATGTGGATGAGATTGCAGATTCAAAGAAGTATGATCTTCCTGGATATGCT GTTCTAAATACATCAAAAGGCAATATAACTATAGAACTCTTCAAAGATGGTTCCCCTGAGATTGTCGACAAATTTCTCGACTTGTG TCAAAAGGGACATTTCAAGGGCATGCCTTTCCACCATGTGATAAAAAACTATGTGATTCTAGGAGGGCATTCACAAGATTCTGGAGGCATTGAAGATTGGACATCAAAAAGAAAGTTTCACAGACAGCTGCCCACAAG TCCAAAGCATGAAGCTTTTATGCTTGGAACTACAAAGATTAAGGAAGATAGCAAAGCATTTCAGCTTTTTATCACAACTGCACCAATACCGGATTCAAACGACAAACTATATATGTTCGGACGAGTCATCAAGGGTGTAGATGTGGTTCAG GAAATTGAAGAGGTTGATACCGATACGCATTACAGGCCTAAATCTCCTGTAGGGATCATCAATGTGATACTGCAACAAGTAATTTGA
- the LOC107938665 gene encoding peptidyl-prolyl cis-trans isomerase CYP21-4 isoform X1, producing the protein MARIKPQALLIQSKKKKGSTRISVTTILFCSLIVLLILLSLITTYKHWSQSRSRGETRTGLSNFENVDEIADSKKYDLPGYAVLNTSKGNITIELFKDGSPEIVDKFLDLCQKGHFKGMPFHHVIKNYVILGGHSQDSGGIEDWTSKRKFHRQLPTSPKHEAFMLGTTKIKEDSKAFQLFITTAPIPDSNDKLYMFGRVIKGVDVVQEIEEVDTDTHYRPKSPVGIINVILQQVI; encoded by the exons ATGGCAAGAATAAAGCCTCAGGCGTTGTTAATTCAAAGCAAAAAGAAGAAAGGGTCAACTCGGATCAGTGTTACTACAATTCTTTTTTGCAGTTTAATCGTTTTATTGATTTTGTTGTCCTTAATTACTACGTACAAGCATTGGTCTCAAAG CAGGTCAAGGGGAGAAACAAGAACTGGGTTGTCAAATTTTGAG AATGTGGATGAGATTGCAGATTCAAAGAAGTATGATCTTCCTGGATATGCT GTTCTAAATACATCAAAAGGCAATATAACTATAGAACTCTTCAAAGATGGTTCCCCTGAGATTGTCGACAAATTTCTCGACTTGTG TCAAAAGGGACATTTCAAGGGCATGCCTTTCCACCATGTGATAAAAAACTATGTGATTCTAGGAGGGCATTCACAAGATTCTGGAGGCATTGAAGATTGGACATCAAAAAGAAAGTTTCACAGACAGCTGCCCACAAG TCCAAAGCATGAAGCTTTTATGCTTGGAACTACAAAGATTAAGGAAGATAGCAAAGCATTTCAGCTTTTTATCACAACTGCACCAATACCGGATTCAAACGACAAACTATATATGTTCGGACGAGTCATCAAGGGTGTAGATGTGGTTCAG GAAATTGAAGAGGTTGATACCGATACGCATTACAGGCCTAAATCTCCTGTAGGGATCATCAATGTGATACTGCAACAAGTAATTTGA
- the LOC107938665 gene encoding peptidyl-prolyl cis-trans isomerase CYP21-4 isoform X3, whose product MARIKPQALLIQSKKKKGSTRISVTTILFCSLIVLLILLSLITTYKHWSQSRSRGETRTGLSNFENVDEIADSKKYDLPGYAVLNTSKGNITIELFKDGSPEIVDKFLDLCQKGHFKGMPFHHVIKNYVILGGHSQDSGGIEDWTSKRKFHRQLPTSPKHEAFMLGTTKIKEDSKAFQLFITTAPIPDSNDKLYMFGRVIKGVDVVQRLIPIRITGLNLL is encoded by the exons ATGGCAAGAATAAAGCCTCAGGCGTTGTTAATTCAAAGCAAAAAGAAGAAAGGGTCAACTCGGATCAGTGTTACTACAATTCTTTTTTGCAGTTTAATCGTTTTATTGATTTTGTTGTCCTTAATTACTACGTACAAGCATTGGTCTCAAAG CAGGTCAAGGGGAGAAACAAGAACTGGGTTGTCAAATTTTGAG AATGTGGATGAGATTGCAGATTCAAAGAAGTATGATCTTCCTGGATATGCT GTTCTAAATACATCAAAAGGCAATATAACTATAGAACTCTTCAAAGATGGTTCCCCTGAGATTGTCGACAAATTTCTCGACTTGTG TCAAAAGGGACATTTCAAGGGCATGCCTTTCCACCATGTGATAAAAAACTATGTGATTCTAGGAGGGCATTCACAAGATTCTGGAGGCATTGAAGATTGGACATCAAAAAGAAAGTTTCACAGACAGCTGCCCACAAG TCCAAAGCATGAAGCTTTTATGCTTGGAACTACAAAGATTAAGGAAGATAGCAAAGCATTTCAGCTTTTTATCACAACTGCACCAATACCGGATTCAAACGACAAACTATATATGTTCGGACGAGTCATCAAGGGTGTAGATGTGGTTCAG AGGTTGATACCGATACGCATTACAGGCCTAAATCTCCTGTAG